The Dunckerocampus dactyliophorus isolate RoL2022-P2 chromosome 1, RoL_Ddac_1.1, whole genome shotgun sequence genome has a segment encoding these proteins:
- the ndnl2 gene encoding necdin-like 2 isoform X2: MTFTQPSISQVQKSLEQLSPSQVDQKTAEVIQYILVKDQKKIPIRRGDLIKHVIKEYRNIYPEIIKRAAHSLDQVFGLKLVEIDAKNHLYILINKLEAAAGGCSMRCANPKTGLLFVILSVIFMKGGVVREGLIWSMLKKLNVDPADRHEDFGDVKKLITDEFVRQRYLEYVRVPHTDPPEYEFHWGQRADLEVSKAKILEFMGQLHDQEPQSWKHQYREAHSNQASSQASTSSQR, encoded by the exons ATGACTTTCACCCAGCCAAGCATATCCCAGGTCCAGAAAAGTCTGGAGCAGCTCTCACCTTCCCAGGTTGACCAGAAG ACAGCTGAGGTGATTCAGTACATATTGGTGAAAGACCAGAAGAAGATTCCCATCCGTAGAGGAG ATTTGATCAAACACGTCATCAAAGAGTACCGAAATATCTACCCTGAGATCATTAAGCGAGCAGCACACTCCTTGGACCAG GTTTTTGGTCTGAAACTGGTGGAAATTGATGCCAAAAATCACTTATACATTCTCATCAACAAACTGGAGGCCGCTGCTGGGGGCTGTTCCATGAG GTGCGCTAACCCAAAGACGGGACTGCTCTTTGTGATCCTGAGTGTCATCTTCATGAAAGGGGGAGTGGTCAGAGAAG GCCTAATCTGGTCCATGCTCAAGAAACTCAACGTAGACCCTGC AGACCGACATGAAGACTTCGGAGATGTTAAGAAGCTAATCACAGACGAGTTTGTGCGTCAAAG GTACCTGGAGTATGTGCGTGTCCCCCACACCGACCCGCCTGAATATGAGTTTCACTGGGGTCAGCGGGCTGATTTGGAAGTGTCCAAGGCCAAAATCCTCGAGTTTATGGGTCAA CTTCATGACCAGGAGCCTCAGAGTTGGAAGCATCAGTACAGAGAGGCTCACAGCAACCAAGCCTCCAGTCAGGCCAGCACCAGCAGCCAAAGATGa
- the ndnl2 gene encoding necdin-like 2 isoform X1, with the protein MTQRKTCNTLSSSQGKRLSNALGEDEGMTFTQPSISQVQKSLEQLSPSQVDQKTAEVIQYILVKDQKKIPIRRGDLIKHVIKEYRNIYPEIIKRAAHSLDQVFGLKLVEIDAKNHLYILINKLEAAAGGCSMRCANPKTGLLFVILSVIFMKGGVVREGLIWSMLKKLNVDPADRHEDFGDVKKLITDEFVRQRYLEYVRVPHTDPPEYEFHWGQRADLEVSKAKILEFMGQLHDQEPQSWKHQYREAHSNQASSQASTSSQR; encoded by the exons ATGACGCAGAGGAAAACGTGTAACACTCTGAGTTCCTCGCAGGGAAAA AGACTCAGCAACGCTTTGGGGGAAGATGAAGGTATGACTTTCACCCAGCCAAGCATATCCCAGGTCCAGAAAAGTCTGGAGCAGCTCTCACCTTCCCAGGTTGACCAGAAG ACAGCTGAGGTGATTCAGTACATATTGGTGAAAGACCAGAAGAAGATTCCCATCCGTAGAGGAG ATTTGATCAAACACGTCATCAAAGAGTACCGAAATATCTACCCTGAGATCATTAAGCGAGCAGCACACTCCTTGGACCAG GTTTTTGGTCTGAAACTGGTGGAAATTGATGCCAAAAATCACTTATACATTCTCATCAACAAACTGGAGGCCGCTGCTGGGGGCTGTTCCATGAG GTGCGCTAACCCAAAGACGGGACTGCTCTTTGTGATCCTGAGTGTCATCTTCATGAAAGGGGGAGTGGTCAGAGAAG GCCTAATCTGGTCCATGCTCAAGAAACTCAACGTAGACCCTGC AGACCGACATGAAGACTTCGGAGATGTTAAGAAGCTAATCACAGACGAGTTTGTGCGTCAAAG GTACCTGGAGTATGTGCGTGTCCCCCACACCGACCCGCCTGAATATGAGTTTCACTGGGGTCAGCGGGCTGATTTGGAAGTGTCCAAGGCCAAAATCCTCGAGTTTATGGGTCAA CTTCATGACCAGGAGCCTCAGAGTTGGAAGCATCAGTACAGAGAGGCTCACAGCAACCAAGCCTCCAGTCAGGCCAGCACCAGCAGCCAAAGATGa
- the si:dkey-150i13.2 gene encoding mitochondrial carnitine/acylcarnitine carrier protein isoform X1, with protein sequence MGDEPRVSPLKNFVAGGVGGACLLLAGHPLDTVKVRLQTQPKASCSQYVLYKGTYDCFRKTVSKEGLLGLYKGMGAPLVGVAPMMAISFFGFGLGKQLQQTDPGQPLTHGQIFLSGCLAGVFTTVIVAPGERIKCLLQVQAGSGTPKYSGPLDCAMRLYKEQGIRSVYKGTVLTLIRDVPSNGLYFLTYEYLKNLLTPEGQSVSQLGAAYILLAGGVAGLLNWTIALPPDVLKSNFQTAADGKYRGLVDVLRTLLREEGPKALYKGFNAVFLRAFPANAVLLPNILHPLLQIYENNYALSSRPVSWVLKWP encoded by the exons ATGGGGGACGAGCCCAGAGTTTCTCCCCTGAAGAACTTCGTAGCCGGGGGGGTCGGTGGAGCTTGCCTGCTGCTGGCTGGACACCCGTTGGACACCGTCAAG GTGCGACTTCAAACTCAGCCCAAAGCTTCATGCAGTCAGTACGTCCTCTACAAGGGAACTTATGACTGCTTTCGCAAGACCGTGTCTAAAGAG ggtctCCTGGGCCTGTACAAAGGGATGGGCGCTCCACTGGTAGGCGTGGCCCCCATGATGGCCATCAGCTTCTTCGGCTTCGGTTTGGGGAAACAGCTCCAGCAGACGGACCCTGGCCAACCGCTAAC GCATGGGCAAATATTCCTGTCAGGATGTCTGGCGGGGGTCTTCACCACTGTGATCGTGGCTCCGGGAGAGAGGATTAAATGCTTACTGCAG GTGCAGGCTGGCAGTGGCACGCCAAAATATTCTGGTCCTCTCGACTGCGCCATGCGTCTCTACAAGGAGCAGGGCATCCGCAGCGTCTACAAAGGAACCGTGCTGACGCTCATCAGAG ATGTGCCTTCTAATGGTCTCTACTTCCTGACATATGAATACCTCAAAAACCTCTTGACTCCGGAGGGTCAAAG TGTTTCGCAGCTAGGTGCTGCTTACATCCTGCTTGCTGGCGGTGTGGCTGGACTTTTGAACTGGACTATCGCGCTGCCCCCAGATGTCCTCAAATCCAACTTCCAGACTG cTGCAGACGGCAAGTACAGAGGTCTTGTGGACGTCTTGAGGACGCTGCTTCGAGAAGAAGGACCCAAAGCGCTCTACAAAGGCTTCAACGCCGTCTTTCTTCGAGCCTTCCCAGCCAACGCGGTACTACTTCCTAACATTCTGCACCCATTGCTACAAATCTACGAGAATAATTATGCTCTCTCTTCCAGGCCTGTTTCCTGGGTTTTGAAGTGGCCTTAA
- the si:dkey-150i13.2 gene encoding mitochondrial carnitine/acylcarnitine carrier protein isoform X2 → MGDEPRVSPLKNFVAGGVGGACLLLAGHPLDTVKVRLQTQPKASCSQYVLYKGTYDCFRKTVSKEGLLGLYKGMGAPLVGVAPMMAISFFGFGLGKQLQQTDPGQPLTHGQIFLSGCLAGVFTTVIVAPGERIKCLLQVQAGSGTPKYSGPLDCAMRLYKEQGIRSVYKGTVLTLIRDVPSNGLYFLTYEYLKNLLTPEGQSVSQLGAAYILLAGGVAGLLNWTIALPPDVLKSNFQTAADGKYRGLVDVLRTLLREEGPKALYKGFNAVFLRAFPANAACFLGFEVALKCLNWLVPNW, encoded by the exons ATGGGGGACGAGCCCAGAGTTTCTCCCCTGAAGAACTTCGTAGCCGGGGGGGTCGGTGGAGCTTGCCTGCTGCTGGCTGGACACCCGTTGGACACCGTCAAG GTGCGACTTCAAACTCAGCCCAAAGCTTCATGCAGTCAGTACGTCCTCTACAAGGGAACTTATGACTGCTTTCGCAAGACCGTGTCTAAAGAG ggtctCCTGGGCCTGTACAAAGGGATGGGCGCTCCACTGGTAGGCGTGGCCCCCATGATGGCCATCAGCTTCTTCGGCTTCGGTTTGGGGAAACAGCTCCAGCAGACGGACCCTGGCCAACCGCTAAC GCATGGGCAAATATTCCTGTCAGGATGTCTGGCGGGGGTCTTCACCACTGTGATCGTGGCTCCGGGAGAGAGGATTAAATGCTTACTGCAG GTGCAGGCTGGCAGTGGCACGCCAAAATATTCTGGTCCTCTCGACTGCGCCATGCGTCTCTACAAGGAGCAGGGCATCCGCAGCGTCTACAAAGGAACCGTGCTGACGCTCATCAGAG ATGTGCCTTCTAATGGTCTCTACTTCCTGACATATGAATACCTCAAAAACCTCTTGACTCCGGAGGGTCAAAG TGTTTCGCAGCTAGGTGCTGCTTACATCCTGCTTGCTGGCGGTGTGGCTGGACTTTTGAACTGGACTATCGCGCTGCCCCCAGATGTCCTCAAATCCAACTTCCAGACTG cTGCAGACGGCAAGTACAGAGGTCTTGTGGACGTCTTGAGGACGCTGCTTCGAGAAGAAGGACCCAAAGCGCTCTACAAAGGCTTCAACGCCGTCTTTCTTCGAGCCTTCCCAGCCAACGCG GCCTGTTTCCTGGGTTTTGAAGTGGCCTTAAAGTGCTTGAACTGGCTCGTACCTAACTGGTGA
- the si:dkey-150i13.2 gene encoding mitochondrial carnitine/acylcarnitine carrier protein isoform X3 yields MGDEPRVSPLKNFVAGGVGGACLLLAGHPLDTVKGLLGLYKGMGAPLVGVAPMMAISFFGFGLGKQLQQTDPGQPLTHGQIFLSGCLAGVFTTVIVAPGERIKCLLQVQAGSGTPKYSGPLDCAMRLYKEQGIRSVYKGTVLTLIRDVPSNGLYFLTYEYLKNLLTPEGQSVSQLGAAYILLAGGVAGLLNWTIALPPDVLKSNFQTAADGKYRGLVDVLRTLLREEGPKALYKGFNAVFLRAFPANAVLLPNILHPLLQIYENNYALSSRPVSWVLKWP; encoded by the exons ATGGGGGACGAGCCCAGAGTTTCTCCCCTGAAGAACTTCGTAGCCGGGGGGGTCGGTGGAGCTTGCCTGCTGCTGGCTGGACACCCGTTGGACACCGTCAAG ggtctCCTGGGCCTGTACAAAGGGATGGGCGCTCCACTGGTAGGCGTGGCCCCCATGATGGCCATCAGCTTCTTCGGCTTCGGTTTGGGGAAACAGCTCCAGCAGACGGACCCTGGCCAACCGCTAAC GCATGGGCAAATATTCCTGTCAGGATGTCTGGCGGGGGTCTTCACCACTGTGATCGTGGCTCCGGGAGAGAGGATTAAATGCTTACTGCAG GTGCAGGCTGGCAGTGGCACGCCAAAATATTCTGGTCCTCTCGACTGCGCCATGCGTCTCTACAAGGAGCAGGGCATCCGCAGCGTCTACAAAGGAACCGTGCTGACGCTCATCAGAG ATGTGCCTTCTAATGGTCTCTACTTCCTGACATATGAATACCTCAAAAACCTCTTGACTCCGGAGGGTCAAAG TGTTTCGCAGCTAGGTGCTGCTTACATCCTGCTTGCTGGCGGTGTGGCTGGACTTTTGAACTGGACTATCGCGCTGCCCCCAGATGTCCTCAAATCCAACTTCCAGACTG cTGCAGACGGCAAGTACAGAGGTCTTGTGGACGTCTTGAGGACGCTGCTTCGAGAAGAAGGACCCAAAGCGCTCTACAAAGGCTTCAACGCCGTCTTTCTTCGAGCCTTCCCAGCCAACGCGGTACTACTTCCTAACATTCTGCACCCATTGCTACAAATCTACGAGAATAATTATGCTCTCTCTTCCAGGCCTGTTTCCTGGGTTTTGAAGTGGCCTTAA